From Chryseobacterium shandongense, the proteins below share one genomic window:
- a CDS encoding T9SS type A sorting domain-containing protein — translation MNKKNYLIIFLLASHDAFSQISFLPYENKWTESWPEVVKIGDVNNDGLNDVVLGLQNYGSSINNHSILVYLQNANGTLDAPVRYPYASDFKNIGSIDIGDLNQDGKNDVIVGIKSPSSFYGIFYQNASGTLDPIISFPMSETNERVRIADMNRDGRNDIVLSNWQNIQVLYQQNTPGTFQTFTIPKPANAYFYPAPMMEIADMNNDTSNDLVIHIPNLHAVYTYFSVGNTLSSNPVVFDTGQTYDGMTLGDINNDAKKDLILCKGSNGNSKIRILHQVSGSTLYADQGEIPAYELPDAVKVADLNNDGKNEMIAAHGGWSKVTVYSQNTSGIYANGYQSFPVAYASSYNEDGVAVGDINNDGKKDIVIADYNVGLDILYNISTVLATEEVEKKYSLTIYPNPTTDFIHFKGESPFDRYDIFDLSGRMISSGNLNGNEINVKALSAGKYILALHAFGNTKRIVTSFVKK, via the coding sequence ATGAATAAAAAAAACTATTTAATCATCTTTTTATTGGCTTCTCATGATGCTTTTTCACAAATCAGCTTCTTGCCGTATGAAAACAAATGGACAGAATCTTGGCCGGAAGTTGTGAAAATAGGAGATGTGAATAATGACGGACTTAATGATGTCGTTTTAGGGTTGCAGAATTATGGTTCAAGTATCAATAATCATTCGATTTTGGTATATCTGCAAAATGCAAACGGCACGCTGGATGCACCCGTGAGATATCCTTACGCAAGTGATTTTAAAAATATTGGCTCTATTGACATCGGAGATCTTAATCAGGACGGGAAAAATGATGTTATTGTAGGAATTAAATCTCCATCCTCCTTTTACGGAATCTTTTACCAGAATGCCTCCGGGACACTGGATCCGATCATCTCCTTTCCAATGTCTGAAACCAATGAAAGAGTAAGAATTGCAGACATGAACCGGGACGGAAGAAATGATATTGTGCTTTCCAACTGGCAAAATATTCAGGTACTTTATCAGCAGAATACACCCGGAACTTTTCAGACTTTTACAATTCCCAAGCCCGCTAACGCTTACTTTTATCCGGCTCCGATGATGGAAATTGCTGATATGAATAATGACACCAGCAATGACCTGGTGATCCATATCCCGAATCTGCATGCAGTTTATACCTATTTTTCTGTAGGAAATACGTTAAGTTCAAATCCCGTAGTATTTGATACAGGCCAGACGTACGACGGAATGACGTTAGGAGACATTAACAATGATGCTAAAAAGGATCTGATTCTTTGTAAAGGATCTAATGGAAATTCTAAGATCAGGATTTTACATCAGGTTTCCGGCAGTACACTCTATGCAGATCAGGGAGAAATTCCTGCTTATGAACTTCCTGATGCTGTAAAAGTTGCCGATCTGAATAATGATGGAAAGAACGAAATGATTGCTGCTCACGGAGGCTGGAGTAAAGTAACGGTATATTCCCAAAATACATCCGGGATTTACGCGAACGGTTATCAGTCATTTCCGGTCGCTTATGCATCGAGCTATAACGAAGACGGCGTTGCAGTTGGCGATATTAACAATGACGGCAAAAAAGATATTGTAATTGCTGATTATAACGTCGGACTGGATATTTTATACAATATAAGTACGGTTCTGGCAACTGAAGAAGTTGAAAAAAAATATTCATTGACGATCTATCCGAATCCGACGACTGATTTTATACATTTTAAAGGAGAGTCACCGTTTGACAGGTATGATATCTTTGACCTGTCAGGAAGAATGATCTCATCAGGAAACCTGAATGGTAATGAAATTAATGTGAAAGCCTTGTCAGCCGGGAAATATATATTGGCTTTACACGCTTTCGGCAATACAAAACGGATCGTGACTTCATTTGTTAAAAAATAA
- a CDS encoding FKBP-type peptidyl-prolyl cis-trans isomerase, translating into MKKILFISVLGLLSCSKNTQTHPPVGGVLSKNDLDVSKQRMKNLNSQERYHIQEWINGQPSKYYPTQLNYWVNVQGFDQRQRRQDDSFISYSYDLYDFDQTKIYDQPIQRRDARFGHFDELKAVEDALRFIHDGEEVTLLVPSALAYGTYGDEKKIDNDIPLIIKLKAL; encoded by the coding sequence ATGAAAAAAATACTCTTCATATCGGTTCTCGGTTTACTGAGCTGCAGCAAGAACACACAGACGCATCCACCCGTTGGAGGTGTTCTCAGCAAGAATGATCTTGATGTGTCAAAACAAAGGATGAAAAACCTTAACAGTCAGGAAAGATATCATATCCAGGAATGGATCAACGGACAGCCGTCGAAATACTATCCGACCCAGCTGAATTACTGGGTGAATGTTCAGGGGTTTGACCAGAGGCAGAGAAGGCAGGACGATTCCTTTATTTCCTATTCGTATGATCTCTATGATTTTGACCAGACGAAGATCTACGACCAGCCGATACAGAGAAGAGATGCCAGATTCGGACACTTTGATGAGCTGAAAGCGGTAGAAGATGCTTTGCGTTTTATCCATGATGGGGAAGAAGTTACGCTTTTGGTTCCTTCGGCTCTTGCCTACGGCACGTACGGAGACGAGAAAAAGATTGATAATGATATCCCGTTAATCATAAAATTAAAAGCTTTATAA
- a CDS encoding DUF4385 domain-containing protein, which produces MKNQKPSYLNFDSEKYFWKPDIDYRKHPEKYKVGKGEQGVLICEPYKSEIGKYWRFKDPDVAGESSAKIFELFNEYLDQNDFVGADMARKYLQMGFTRARRYFNYKSGTKYDAENNYKPLQRGTGDPEKEKSADIFFLKWKEAEANPQYAQMKKNWKENFG; this is translated from the coding sequence ATGAAAAACCAAAAACCATCCTATTTAAATTTTGATTCTGAAAAGTATTTCTGGAAACCGGATATTGATTACAGGAAACATCCCGAAAAATATAAAGTGGGAAAAGGAGAACAGGGCGTATTGATCTGCGAGCCATATAAATCCGAAATAGGAAAATACTGGCGTTTCAAAGATCCCGATGTCGCGGGAGAAAGTTCAGCGAAAATTTTTGAACTGTTTAACGAATACCTAGATCAAAATGATTTTGTAGGAGCGGATATGGCCCGGAAATATCTCCAGATGGGCTTTACAAGAGCAAGACGATATTTCAACTATAAAAGTGGCACGAAATACGATGCTGAAAACAATTATAAACCTTTACAGCGGGGAACCGGAGATCCTGAAAAAGAAAAATCAGCAGATATATTTTTCCTGAAATGGAAAGAAGCTGAAGCCAATCCGCAATACGCACAAATGAAAAAAAACTGGAAAGAAAACTTTGGATAA
- a CDS encoding retropepsin-like aspartic protease: MIKILYTFFLCSAVAVFGQGKNFFEKGEVQLQQPVEKVSLKYENNLPFVEVNINGKTYNFIFDSGAPTVISQAIYKELNLRKKYKRSIKDSDEKVQQQIFTELPEMKVDHLVFKNVGAIVLDLNSAELGCLKVDGIIGANQMAKLFWKVNYSENVLEASADLSNFNVKEYDIIIPFESQPQKTPTITASLLNKDIKLTFDTGFTGRLEVSDDGIDPKTFQHVIKTFGTRTTGAFGTATPAAGYIFRADSLKMGNTLFQDERIGTGKTDLIGNEFLKDFTFILDWKNSNIYMKRIAKSPSTLESFGFSYRFVNGDAMVTFIFEEENFPLKIGDAIISMNGISFQNLDKEKSCYYFINRVEKDLDSLKLQIKRGGKIIDVQMNKKEYLK, from the coding sequence ATGATAAAAATCCTTTACACCTTTTTTCTATGCTCAGCGGTTGCGGTTTTCGGGCAGGGTAAAAACTTTTTTGAAAAAGGGGAGGTGCAGCTCCAGCAACCTGTTGAAAAAGTCAGCCTGAAATATGAAAACAACCTGCCGTTTGTAGAGGTGAACATCAACGGAAAAACTTACAATTTTATTTTCGATTCCGGGGCGCCGACGGTCATTTCCCAAGCGATTTACAAAGAACTCAACCTCAGGAAAAAATACAAAAGATCCATCAAAGATTCCGATGAAAAGGTGCAGCAGCAGATCTTCACCGAACTTCCCGAAATGAAAGTGGATCACCTTGTTTTCAAAAATGTGGGCGCGATTGTGCTCGACCTCAATTCGGCGGAACTGGGGTGCCTGAAAGTGGATGGCATTATCGGAGCCAATCAGATGGCCAAACTCTTCTGGAAAGTCAACTATTCCGAAAATGTCCTGGAAGCATCTGCAGACCTTTCCAACTTTAACGTGAAGGAATATGACATCATCATTCCCTTTGAAAGTCAGCCCCAAAAAACACCGACTATTACCGCATCGCTTCTCAATAAAGATATAAAACTGACTTTCGATACCGGGTTTACCGGAAGATTGGAAGTTTCCGACGACGGCATCGATCCCAAGACCTTTCAGCACGTCATCAAAACATTCGGAACGCGTACTACCGGCGCTTTCGGGACCGCTACTCCGGCAGCAGGATATATTTTCCGTGCCGATTCCCTGAAGATGGGAAATACGCTCTTTCAGGATGAAAGAATAGGAACCGGAAAAACCGATCTTATCGGCAATGAATTCCTTAAAGATTTTACCTTTATCCTCGACTGGAAAAACAGCAACATCTACATGAAACGAATTGCCAAAAGTCCGTCAACCCTTGAATCGTTTGGGTTCAGCTACCGGTTTGTGAATGGCGATGCAATGGTAACTTTTATTTTTGAAGAAGAGAATTTTCCACTGAAAATAGGCGATGCCATTATTAGCATGAACGGGATTTCTTTCCAGAATCTTGATAAAGAAAAGTCGTGCTATTACTTCATCAACCGTGTAGAAAAGGATTTGGACAGCCTCAAATTACAGATAAAACGAGGTGGTAAAATCATTGATGTACAGATGAATAAAAAAGAATATCTAAAGTAA
- the mnmD gene encoding tRNA (5-methylaminomethyl-2-thiouridine)(34)-methyltransferase MnmD, with protein sequence MKREIKTTNDGSKTLFINDLNENYHSHHGALQEAEHVFIKNGLNLINDYEINILELGFGTGLNVLVTINEYLKTDKNHIINYFTLEKYPINESEMNDLAYFELFDNPEFKNIYHKIHQTEWEKETEIVKGFNLKKVECDFFELKSIDLPKINLVYFDCFGARVQPDLWEKPLFEIVSDKMAVNGLLTTYSSKGSVRRILQELNFTVEKKQGPPGKREMINAVKL encoded by the coding sequence TTGAAAAGAGAAATAAAGACCACAAACGATGGTAGTAAAACTTTGTTTATCAATGATTTAAACGAAAACTACCATTCTCATCATGGAGCACTTCAGGAAGCAGAACATGTGTTTATCAAAAATGGACTAAATTTAATAAATGATTACGAAATTAATATTTTAGAACTCGGTTTTGGAACAGGTTTGAATGTTTTGGTAACAATTAATGAATATTTAAAAACTGACAAAAATCATATCATTAACTATTTTACGCTGGAAAAATATCCCATAAATGAATCTGAAATGAACGATTTGGCTTATTTTGAGTTATTTGATAACCCGGAATTCAAAAATATTTATCATAAAATTCATCAAACAGAGTGGGAAAAAGAAACTGAAATTGTTAAAGGTTTTAATCTTAAAAAGGTAGAATGTGATTTCTTCGAACTGAAAAGCATAGACTTACCTAAAATCAACCTTGTTTATTTTGACTGCTTCGGAGCGAGAGTACAGCCTGATCTTTGGGAAAAACCTTTGTTTGAAATAGTTTCTGACAAAATGGCGGTTAACGGTTTATTAACAACCTATTCTTCAAAAGGAAGTGTAAGACGTATTCTGCAGGAACTTAACTTTACGGTAGAAAAAAAACAGGGACCTCCGGGGAAAAGGGAAATGATTAATGCAGTTAAGTTATAG
- the egtB gene encoding ergothioneine biosynthesis protein EgtB — METITKLKPILRKFMDVRSRSEEICQPLEIEDYVVQPIVDVSPPKWHLGHTTWFFETFILVPNFPSYEVFDPQYNFVFNSYYETIGARVIRTDRGNLSRPSVSDVYRYRKYVDGKMAEFLNSHHMTHSIIPLIELGLNHEQQHQELLMTDIKYILGHNPLFPAYKKDRKKETKTSDEKRMLHFSEGIYEIGFEGPGFCFDNEMGKHKVYLNDFAISNHLVTNGEYLEFMEAGGYSDFRYWHADGWNWVKENSIKSPLYWHKIDGKWMHYTLGGLQEVDADEELCHINFYEASAYAAWKGMRLPTEHEWEAASSCFSWGKRWEWTNSSYLPYPGFKKEPGAVGEYNGKFMVNQMVLRGASVATPLGHSRFTYRNFFQPELKWQFTGIRLAK, encoded by the coding sequence ATGGAAACCATTACCAAGCTAAAACCTATTTTGAGAAAATTTATGGACGTAAGATCACGTTCTGAAGAAATCTGTCAACCGCTGGAAATTGAAGATTATGTGGTACAGCCTATTGTAGATGTTAGTCCACCGAAATGGCACCTGGGACATACAACCTGGTTTTTCGAAACATTCATATTAGTTCCCAATTTTCCTTCTTATGAAGTTTTTGATCCGCAATATAATTTTGTATTCAACAGTTACTACGAAACCATTGGCGCAAGAGTAATCCGTACCGACCGTGGAAATCTTAGCCGTCCTTCTGTTTCAGATGTATACCGGTACCGCAAATATGTTGACGGCAAGATGGCTGAATTTCTCAACAGTCACCATATGACCCATTCAATTATACCACTTATAGAGTTGGGTCTTAATCACGAGCAGCAGCACCAGGAACTATTAATGACCGATATCAAATATATTCTGGGACACAATCCGCTGTTCCCCGCCTATAAAAAAGACCGTAAGAAGGAAACAAAAACATCAGATGAAAAGAGAATGCTTCATTTTTCAGAAGGAATTTATGAAATCGGTTTTGAAGGGCCGGGATTTTGTTTTGATAATGAAATGGGAAAACATAAAGTTTACCTTAATGACTTCGCTATTTCAAATCATCTGGTTACAAATGGAGAATATTTGGAATTTATGGAAGCGGGGGGATATTCAGATTTCAGATACTGGCATGCGGACGGTTGGAACTGGGTTAAAGAAAACAGTATAAAATCTCCTTTGTACTGGCACAAAATTGATGGAAAATGGATGCATTATACACTAGGCGGATTACAGGAAGTTGATGCTGATGAGGAACTTTGCCATATCAACTTTTACGAAGCTTCCGCATATGCAGCTTGGAAAGGAATGCGTCTGCCGACAGAACACGAATGGGAAGCGGCTTCATCATGTTTTTCATGGGGAAAAAGATGGGAATGGACCAATAGTTCCTATCTTCCATATCCGGGTTTTAAAAAAGAACCAGGAGCGGTGGGCGAGTACAATGGGAAATTCATGGTCAACCAAATGGTTTTGCGAGGAGCATCTGTAGCCACTCCTCTTGGACATAGCAGGTTTACCTACCGCAATTTTTTTCAGCCGGAATTGAAATGGCAGTTTACCGGAATAAGACTTGCAAAATAA
- a CDS encoding ankyrin repeat domain-containing protein has protein sequence MDYLKKIITDFELHSVEGIRMCFENGVNPNELINGKPLIFELINMYSRGPFFKNCIQVFIDFGVEFDDKILLSVLADNYSELDSLLATDTSALHKKYTLNCTFTPLFEASLLHICAEYNHLKSAEILIKHGADIHAKAGVDENGFGGHTPVFHTVNQDANKSVDTLKLLLAHNADLNINVKGLIWGKGYDWETFIPDVNPISYSMMGLLRQFQRTEQQIYEVVSLLLKAKYDLEYFPANVPNKYLIN, from the coding sequence ATGGATTATCTAAAAAAGATTATTACAGATTTTGAACTTCATTCAGTTGAAGGAATAAGAATGTGTTTTGAAAATGGGGTAAATCCAAACGAACTAATTAACGGAAAACCTTTGATTTTTGAGCTGATCAATATGTATTCGCGTGGGCCTTTTTTCAAAAATTGCATTCAGGTTTTTATAGATTTCGGGGTTGAGTTTGATGATAAAATTTTACTTTCTGTCTTAGCAGACAATTATTCTGAGCTTGATTCACTATTGGCCACCGATACAAGTGCATTACACAAAAAGTATACTTTAAACTGCACATTTACACCACTCTTTGAAGCTTCACTATTACATATTTGTGCAGAATACAACCACTTAAAAAGTGCTGAAATTCTCATAAAACACGGTGCAGATATTCATGCAAAGGCAGGAGTTGACGAAAATGGTTTTGGAGGACACACTCCTGTGTTTCATACGGTAAATCAGGATGCCAATAAAAGTGTAGATACCTTAAAGCTTTTACTGGCTCACAATGCAGATCTGAATATAAACGTAAAGGGGCTTATCTGGGGAAAAGGATATGATTGGGAGACCTTTATTCCCGACGTTAATCCCATAAGCTATTCTATGATGGGTTTATTGAGACAGTTTCAGCGAACAGAACAGCAGATTTATGAAGTGGTGTCTTTATTGCTTAAGGCAAAATATGATCTGGAATATTTTCCGGCGAATGTTCCTAATAAGTATCTAATAAATTGA
- a CDS encoding peptidylprolyl isomerase: MNVDKETYEGLNDGLYANLQTTKGNMIVKLEDKKAPVTVANFIGLAEGKIDNKAKAKGVPYYDGTIFHRVIKDFMIQGGDPQGTGMGDPGYKFEDERNDLKHTGKGILSMANSGPNTNGSQFFITEVATPWLDGRHTIFGKVVKGEEVIDAIANVEKGPQDKPKTDIVLEKVSVFGKGDEYKNYDAAKTFTEGKAKIAENNKAYLAKEEADKKKKEEEFKANQEKMVEDLKAGMQKTESGLYYKITKTTDGKAPKAGDNVSVHYAGKLVDGSEFDSSFKRNEPIEIPIGMGRVIKGWDEGILLLKEGETATLLIPPAMGYGERGAGGVIPPNAWLIFDVELVKVK, translated from the coding sequence ATGAACGTAGACAAAGAAACTTACGAAGGTCTTAACGACGGATTGTACGCAAATCTTCAGACAACGAAAGGGAACATGATCGTTAAGCTTGAAGACAAGAAAGCACCTGTAACGGTAGCGAATTTTATTGGTCTTGCAGAAGGGAAAATAGACAACAAGGCAAAAGCCAAAGGAGTTCCTTATTATGACGGAACTATTTTCCACAGAGTGATCAAAGATTTCATGATCCAAGGAGGAGATCCTCAGGGAACGGGAATGGGAGATCCGGGCTACAAATTCGAGGACGAAAGAAATGATCTTAAACATACCGGAAAAGGAATCCTTTCTATGGCTAACTCCGGACCGAATACCAATGGTTCCCAGTTTTTCATTACCGAAGTAGCAACACCTTGGTTAGACGGAAGACACACCATCTTCGGTAAAGTTGTAAAAGGAGAAGAGGTAATCGACGCGATTGCCAATGTAGAAAAAGGACCTCAGGATAAGCCTAAAACAGATATCGTACTGGAAAAAGTGTCTGTTTTCGGAAAAGGAGACGAATACAAAAACTACGACGCTGCGAAAACGTTCACGGAAGGAAAAGCGAAAATCGCAGAAAATAATAAAGCGTATTTAGCCAAAGAAGAAGCGGATAAAAAGAAAAAAGAAGAAGAATTCAAAGCCAATCAGGAGAAAATGGTGGAGGATCTAAAAGCCGGAATGCAGAAAACAGAATCCGGACTGTATTATAAAATCACGAAAACGACAGACGGAAAAGCTCCGAAAGCAGGTGACAATGTTTCCGTACACTATGCTGGAAAACTGGTTGACGGTTCCGAATTCGATTCTTCATTCAAAAGAAACGAGCCGATTGAAATTCCGATAGGGATGGGAAGAGTAATCAAAGGCTGGGACGAAGGAATCCTTTTATTAAAAGAAGGGGAAACCGCTACGTTATTGATTCCGCCGGCAATGGGCTACGGAGAAAGAGGAGCAGGAGGCGTAATCCCGCCAAATGCATGGCTGATCTTCGATGTTGAGCTGGTAAAAGTAAAATAA
- a CDS encoding branched-chain amino acid aminotransferase, protein MIIQKTENSRISTFDPNNFSFGNTFIDHMIICEYENGKWGDVKLVPYGPLMFTPAMMGVNYGQACFEGMKAYKDKDGQVFLFRPEKNFERINKSAKRLAMPEVTEEMFLDGLKALVDIDRDWIPHGEGMSLYIRPLIFATEEALKARVSNKYMFAIVATPAKSYYTAPVSVKISDHYSRAASGGVGSAKAAGNYAASFYPTQLAIEEGYEQIIWTDDSTHEYFEESGTMNVFVRINDTIYTPPTSEKILDGVTRDSFIQLAKKRGIDVRIEPIKVKDVIEAQKNGTLKEVWGVGTAVVTTVFEALGYQGEKLALPKLSNEESFAELLKNDLVSLQNNLSEDPFGWRVLVDHVLETV, encoded by the coding sequence ATGATAATTCAAAAAACTGAAAACTCCCGAATTTCTACATTCGATCCAAACAATTTTTCTTTCGGTAATACTTTTATAGATCACATGATCATCTGCGAGTATGAGAACGGAAAATGGGGTGATGTAAAATTGGTTCCTTATGGTCCATTGATGTTTACGCCTGCCATGATGGGGGTAAACTACGGACAAGCTTGTTTTGAAGGCATGAAGGCCTACAAAGACAAAGATGGACAGGTTTTCCTTTTCAGGCCCGAAAAGAATTTTGAACGTATCAATAAATCGGCAAAACGTTTGGCAATGCCGGAAGTAACAGAAGAAATGTTCCTTGACGGATTAAAAGCGTTGGTTGATATCGACAGAGACTGGATTCCTCACGGAGAAGGAATGTCATTATATATCAGACCACTGATCTTCGCTACAGAAGAAGCTTTAAAAGCGAGAGTATCAAATAAATATATGTTTGCCATTGTTGCAACACCGGCAAAAAGTTACTATACAGCACCTGTTTCCGTAAAAATTTCAGACCACTATTCAAGAGCCGCAAGCGGTGGAGTGGGTTCTGCAAAAGCAGCCGGAAACTATGCCGCATCATTCTATCCTACACAGCTTGCCATTGAAGAAGGCTACGAGCAGATTATCTGGACTGATGATTCTACCCACGAATACTTCGAGGAGAGCGGAACAATGAATGTTTTTGTGAGAATCAATGATACGATCTATACACCACCGACTTCAGAGAAAATTCTTGACGGAGTTACCAGAGACAGTTTTATTCAGCTCGCTAAAAAGAGAGGAATCGATGTGAGAATAGAGCCGATTAAAGTAAAAGACGTTATCGAAGCTCAGAAAAACGGAACGCTTAAAGAAGTTTGGGGCGTTGGAACAGCAGTGGTAACAACTGTTTTTGAAGCGTTGGGATATCAGGGAGAAAAACTTGCATTGCCAAAACTTTCCAATGAAGAAAGCTTTGCGGAATTGCTTAAAAATGATTTGGTAAGCCTTCAGAACAATCTTTCCGAAGATCCTTTCGGATGGAGAGTATTAGTAGATCACGTGTTGGAAACAGTATAA
- the tcmP gene encoding three-Cys-motif partner protein TcmP, with the protein MVNFDSKEDLQDHSDAKVKLLGEYLKRYLNIISNDGYTEKINMYDLFCGPGLYNNGGQGSPLVTLYNVKNAFYNIINNKSNKIPKIDCYFNDIDANRINTLKNVIKDKKLHYPNIGNLYFSQNDYEKEVEKLKNTISKYNKEKAFIFIDPCGYKEIKANDIKDLIGNHKKSEVLLWLPIQFMYRFSGEGTPEILKHFISNLNIQQEVQNSENVWDFIYALKKGFQNYLGQNYFVDNFSLKKEENTVFCLYFFTSHIKGYEKMLESKWEIDTEEGRGWDYKGNIPSLFFDQKTNQLEDLLKSYIKQGKRSNYDIYEYTLRAGFLTKHATEVLSNLQKLDKIDVLLFNSDQKARKNSFYIKYYKPNDIERNKVYFVLK; encoded by the coding sequence ATGGTAAATTTTGATTCTAAAGAAGACCTACAGGATCATTCAGATGCTAAAGTTAAATTATTAGGAGAGTATTTAAAAAGATACCTCAATATAATTAGTAATGATGGTTATACTGAAAAAATCAATATGTATGATTTGTTTTGTGGCCCTGGACTTTATAATAATGGTGGACAAGGTAGTCCTCTTGTGACATTATATAATGTTAAGAATGCATTCTATAATATAATAAATAATAAAAGCAATAAGATTCCTAAAATTGATTGTTACTTTAATGATATTGATGCAAATAGGATAAATACGTTAAAAAATGTAATCAAAGATAAAAAACTACATTATCCAAATATTGGTAACTTATACTTTTCTCAAAATGATTATGAGAAAGAGGTTGAAAAGCTAAAAAATACAATTAGTAAATATAATAAAGAAAAAGCATTTATTTTTATTGATCCTTGTGGATATAAAGAAATAAAAGCAAATGATATAAAAGATTTGATCGGAAATCATAAAAAAAGTGAAGTATTACTTTGGCTTCCAATTCAATTCATGTATAGATTTTCCGGTGAAGGAACACCAGAAATTCTAAAACATTTTATATCGAACTTAAATATTCAACAAGAAGTACAAAATAGTGAGAATGTTTGGGATTTTATTTATGCATTAAAAAAAGGTTTTCAAAATTATCTGGGACAAAATTATTTTGTAGATAATTTCTCATTAAAAAAAGAAGAAAATACAGTTTTTTGTCTATATTTTTTTACGTCTCATATTAAAGGTTATGAAAAGATGTTAGAATCAAAATGGGAAATTGATACGGAAGAAGGTAGAGGCTGGGATTATAAAGGAAACATTCCAAGTTTATTTTTTGACCAAAAAACTAATCAGCTTGAGGATCTTTTAAAATCTTACATTAAACAGGGAAAAAGAAGTAATTATGATATTTATGAATATACATTAAGAGCTGGCTTTTTAACAAAACATGCGACTGAAGTTTTGAGTAATTTGCAAAAGTTAGATAAGATAGATGTTTTGTTATTTAATTCTGACCAAAAAGCAAGAAAAAACTCTTTTTATATTAAATATTATAAACCGAATGATATTGAAAGAAATAAAGTTTATTTTGTACTAAAATAA
- a CDS encoding DUF5131 family protein translates to MAQSNIEWTEMTWNPTTGCDKISAGCKFCYAEIMSKRLQAMGLEKYKDNFEVRIHEEALDTPYTWKNSKVVFVNSMSDLFHKDIPLEFIKKVFKVMNDNPQHVFQVLTKRAERLLELHTELKWTHNIWMGVSVENNTVTNRIDSLRNTNARVKFLSLEPLLGPLPNLDLDNIDWVIVGGESGHKPRTMDADWVIDIQEQCKRNDVAFFFKQWGGKNKKAAGRLLNGRTYDEMPEIELQRSV, encoded by the coding sequence ATGGCGCAATCTAATATAGAATGGACTGAAATGACTTGGAATCCTACAACTGGATGCGACAAGATTTCAGCTGGATGTAAATTCTGCTATGCAGAAATAATGTCTAAAAGATTACAGGCAATGGGATTAGAAAAGTATAAGGATAATTTTGAAGTGAGAATTCATGAAGAGGCATTAGATACTCCTTACACTTGGAAGAATTCTAAAGTAGTATTTGTTAACTCAATGAGCGATTTATTTCATAAAGATATTCCTTTAGAGTTTATAAAGAAAGTTTTTAAAGTGATGAATGATAATCCGCAACATGTTTTCCAAGTTTTAACTAAACGTGCGGAAAGACTTTTAGAATTGCATACGGAACTAAAGTGGACACATAATATTTGGATGGGTGTTTCTGTCGAAAATAATACTGTTACGAATAGAATTGATTCTCTTAGAAATACAAATGCGAGGGTGAAATTTCTATCTCTTGAACCATTACTAGGTCCTTTACCAAACTTAGATTTAGATAATATTGATTGGGTTATTGTTGGAGGAGAAAGTGGACATAAACCTAGAACAATGGATGCAGATTGGGTTATTGATATACAGGAGCAATGTAAAAGAAATGATGTTGCATTTTTCTTTAAACAATGGGGTGGTAAAAATAAAAAAGCAGCAGGGAGATTATTAAACGGGCGAACTTATGATGAGATGCCTGAAATAGAATTGCAAAGAAGCGTATAA